A genomic segment from Candidatus Zixiibacteriota bacterium encodes:
- a CDS encoding PAS domain-containing protein → MKTVIIGGGKGSKAIIELASGAFLTELTLDIQCVIDPDDKAPGMVLARKKGIKTFDNMLEALALPDIELVIELTGENEVLEELHHILPKGICLVDHTFAHIFWDLVKAREDQNKQLKEKIELEKKIERERHFLQSSFDTIPELIIVMNTQTKILKINEKAVQFAHTSPSKAIGKKLEDFFSSAELSGSIQETLSVLKEILETGRPRVLIWNSTEPEEVFWEITLSPILDQNLEIEAIVGSWHRITERVRLHREIESAEVRFGAFIDSAQDWISIKDRDGRYIVVNPVCARAFNLKPEDFIGRRPDELLDRELAEMILKHDHDVMAANRAETYEEIFNIDGFERHYSTVRFPLNDYRGQTIGICTIARDITQERELSDQLAQAVKLAAVGKLAAGVAHEINNPLTGVLAYAEDILDELPIDNPHHGDIKVIIREAMRCRDIVKNLLDFARQETPKLEKASANDIVNNTIELVKKLPQFRNITLKCMLADDIPDINCDRHQVQQVILNLMMNAADAIKELGKIEISTAYDSQHHRCIISVADNGPGIPENLKTKVFEPFFSTKGTNGLGLAVSWGIIERHKGNIEIDTNESGGAVFRMVIPIFENGKE, encoded by the coding sequence ATGAAAACCGTAATTATTGGCGGAGGAAAGGGCAGCAAGGCGATCATTGAGTTGGCATCAGGCGCCTTTTTGACTGAACTGACGCTCGATATTCAATGTGTCATTGATCCCGACGACAAAGCCCCCGGGATGGTGTTGGCTCGAAAAAAAGGCATTAAAACGTTCGATAATATGCTGGAAGCGCTGGCTCTGCCTGATATTGAACTCGTCATTGAATTGACCGGCGAAAATGAAGTCCTGGAAGAATTACATCACATCCTTCCGAAGGGCATCTGTCTCGTGGACCATACTTTTGCGCATATTTTCTGGGATCTGGTTAAGGCTCGTGAAGACCAAAATAAACAGCTCAAAGAAAAAATTGAGCTGGAGAAAAAAATCGAGCGCGAGCGACATTTTTTACAAAGTTCCTTCGATACCATCCCGGAGCTTATTATCGTCATGAATACCCAAACGAAAATATTAAAGATTAATGAAAAAGCGGTTCAATTCGCCCATACGTCCCCATCAAAAGCCATCGGAAAAAAGCTGGAAGACTTCTTTTCCTCTGCCGAATTGTCCGGGAGCATTCAGGAAACTCTATCAGTATTGAAAGAGATTTTGGAAACGGGACGGCCCAGGGTTTTAATCTGGAATTCGACCGAGCCGGAAGAAGTTTTTTGGGAGATTACGCTCAGCCCGATTCTGGATCAGAATCTTGAAATAGAAGCCATCGTTGGGTCATGGCATCGAATCACTGAACGGGTGCGGCTGCATCGTGAAATTGAAAGCGCCGAGGTTCGCTTTGGAGCATTTATCGATTCGGCTCAGGATTGGATCTCGATTAAAGATAGGGATGGACGATATATCGTCGTCAATCCGGTTTGCGCCCGGGCTTTCAATCTCAAACCGGAAGATTTTATCGGTCGCCGTCCGGATGAGTTATTAGATCGAGAACTGGCGGAAATGATTTTGAAGCATGATCATGATGTGATGGCCGCCAATCGGGCTGAGACTTATGAGGAAATATTCAATATTGACGGATTTGAACGACATTACAGCACCGTCAGGTTTCCTCTCAATGATTATCGGGGCCAAACAATCGGAATCTGTACGATTGCCCGAGATATCACCCAGGAGCGGGAATTAAGTGACCAGCTGGCGCAGGCCGTAAAATTGGCGGCGGTAGGCAAACTCGCCGCGGGTGTTGCTCATGAAATTAATAATCCACTGACCGGTGTTCTGGCTTACGCCGAAGATATTTTGGATGAATTGCCGATCGATAATCCTCATCATGGTGATATTAAAGTCATTATTCGGGAGGCGATGCGGTGTCGAGATATCGTTAAGAATCTTCTTGATTTCGCTCGACAGGAAACGCCTAAGCTGGAAAAAGCGAGCGCTAATGACATTGTCAACAACACCATTGAACTGGTCAAAAAACTGCCGCAGTTTCGTAATATCACCCTTAAATGTATGTTGGCCGACGATATCCCCGATATAAACTGCGACCGCCACCAGGTGCAGCAGGTGATACTTAACCTGATGATGAATGCGGCCGATGCTATCAAGGAATTGGGTAAGATAGAAATCTCAACCGCTTATGATTCTCAACATCATCGCTGTATAATCTCCGTGGCCGACAACGGACCGGGAATCCCGGAAAACCTGAAAACCAAGGTCTTCGAGCCGTTTTTCTCGACCAAGGGTACTAACGGGCTGGGGTTGGCTGTTAGTTGGGGTATTATCGAAAGGCACAAAGGAAATATTGAAATCGATACTAATGAATCGGGAGGCGCCGTATTTAGAATGGTGATCCCGATTTTTGAGAATGGTAAAGAATGA